One region of Streptomyces subrutilus genomic DNA includes:
- a CDS encoding TOMM precursor leader peptide-binding protein produces the protein MTTTPVRPLAPDGTPLEAARRGLAEGLEPLGAVVVTLGVHDALGPRAADPFAAVRPGARVHLTAREVLVGPWGGDGTAPACGQCLAMRRQRLRSRSERDALETGSGPGTPAGPEWPRLSPYAHDAVYALYEAVHAGRVTAPAGTAADRALPQVSRLDLETLRIRTYPLLADPLCPDCGPRGTGAPEPFAPVSRPKPDPGAQRLRAASSYPMPYTALANPVTGVLGGGTWLNVTSPTTAPVAGSVFMRGYAGLTDVTWSGQANSYTASRDLAHLEGLERYAGTHRRTGNTPLTASYTELGERALDPAACGFYAPETYRDDPLVSPFDPDRPIPWVYGHSLRDDRPVLVPARLAYYSAGLAADNFVFECSNGCAIGGCLEEALLGALLELVERDAFLIGWYAGLPLTEIDLSTVPGTAVRTMADRAALQGYDVHAFDNRIDLAVPVVTGLAVRRDGGPGLFSFGAGAALDPARAVEAALSEVLTYIPHLPRQVEERRGELEAMAADFSRVRHLKDHAQLYGLPAMAEHVRPYREPVAVRAMDDVYRSWTEHGRPRTGDLRDDLLCCVDELVRAGHDVIVVDQTTPEQRRIGLRTVCAVVPGLLPIDFGWTRQRAPAMPRLRTAPRRAGLRETDLTAADIRRVPHPFP, from the coding sequence ATGACGACGACCCCCGTCCGTCCGCTCGCCCCCGACGGGACGCCACTGGAAGCCGCCCGGCGCGGCCTCGCCGAGGGGCTGGAGCCGCTCGGCGCCGTCGTGGTGACCCTGGGCGTGCACGACGCCCTGGGACCGCGCGCCGCCGACCCGTTCGCGGCGGTCCGGCCGGGCGCGCGCGTGCACCTCACGGCCCGGGAGGTGCTCGTCGGCCCGTGGGGCGGCGACGGCACCGCCCCGGCCTGCGGCCAGTGCCTGGCCATGCGCCGACAGCGGCTGCGCAGCCGCAGCGAGCGCGACGCGCTGGAGACCGGCAGCGGACCGGGCACGCCCGCCGGTCCCGAATGGCCGCGGCTGTCCCCCTACGCCCACGACGCGGTGTACGCGCTGTACGAGGCCGTCCACGCCGGCCGGGTCACCGCACCCGCCGGGACGGCGGCCGACCGGGCGCTGCCGCAGGTGTCCCGGCTGGACCTGGAGACACTGCGCATCCGGACGTATCCGCTGCTGGCCGACCCGCTCTGCCCGGACTGCGGTCCGCGGGGCACCGGTGCGCCGGAGCCGTTCGCGCCCGTGTCCCGGCCCAAGCCGGACCCCGGAGCCCAGCGGCTGCGGGCGGCGTCCTCGTACCCGATGCCGTACACGGCGCTGGCCAACCCGGTGACGGGGGTGCTCGGGGGCGGGACCTGGCTCAACGTCACCTCGCCGACCACCGCCCCGGTCGCCGGGAGCGTCTTCATGCGCGGGTACGCGGGACTGACGGACGTCACGTGGAGCGGGCAGGCCAACAGCTACACCGCCAGCCGCGACCTCGCCCACCTGGAGGGGCTGGAACGGTACGCCGGAACCCACCGCCGCACCGGCAACACCCCGCTCACCGCCTCCTACACCGAACTGGGCGAGCGGGCGCTCGACCCCGCAGCGTGCGGGTTCTACGCCCCCGAGACCTACCGCGACGACCCGCTCGTCTCCCCGTTCGACCCGGACCGGCCGATCCCGTGGGTGTACGGGCACTCACTGCGCGACGACCGCCCCGTCCTGGTCCCGGCCCGGCTGGCCTACTACAGCGCGGGCCTCGCCGCCGACAACTTCGTCTTCGAGTGCTCCAACGGCTGCGCCATCGGCGGCTGCCTGGAGGAGGCGCTGCTCGGCGCGCTGCTCGAACTCGTGGAGCGGGACGCGTTCCTGATCGGCTGGTACGCCGGACTTCCGCTCACCGAGATCGACTTGTCGACCGTCCCGGGAACGGCCGTGCGCACGATGGCCGACCGGGCCGCGCTCCAGGGGTACGACGTGCACGCCTTCGACAACCGCATCGACCTGGCGGTGCCGGTGGTGACCGGGCTCGCGGTGCGCCGCGACGGCGGCCCGGGCCTGTTCTCCTTCGGCGCCGGGGCCGCGCTCGACCCGGCGCGGGCGGTGGAGGCGGCGCTGTCGGAGGTTCTCACCTACATACCCCACCTGCCCCGCCAGGTTGAGGAGAGGCGCGGCGAACTGGAGGCGATGGCAGCCGACTTCAGCCGCGTACGGCACCTGAAGGACCACGCCCAGCTGTACGGGCTGCCGGCGATGGCGGAGCACGTACGGCCCTACCGGGAGCCGGTGGCCGTGCGCGCGATGGACGACGTCTACCGGTCCTGGACGGAGCACGGGCGGCCGCGCACCGGGGATCTGCGCGACGACCTGCTGTGCTGCGTGGACGAGTTGGTACGGGCCGGGCACGACGTGATCGTCGTCGACCAGACCACGCCGGAGCAGCGGCGGATCGGGCTGCGCACGGTCTGCGCGGTGGTGCCGGGGCTGCTGCCGATCGACTTCGGCTGGACCCGGCAGCGGGCCCCGGCCATGCCCCGGCTGCGGACCGCGCCGAGGCGGGCCGGGCTGCGCGAGACCGACCTCACCGCCGCCGACATCCGCCGGGTGCCGCACCCGTTCCCCTAG
- a CDS encoding ABC transporter permease: MSAYTALTAAGYRAQVRDKATLFFTFAFPLLFLVVFGLIFSGQDVEETGRPYISYIAPGVMSWGVANAAVFGIAFTLMQWRRDDLLRLIRLTPTPLTTVLASRYVLALAVGVVQAAVFIAVAMVPGFGLVLDGRWPLVLPALVLGITAFLAIGVIVGTYANTPEAVAAIANCLMVPMAFLSGSFLPLDMMPSWLQSVSRVLPLRYLNDAATGALTGTGSLAAIWTGCAALLGFALLFGAIGLKTFRWSNRT, from the coding sequence ATGAGCGCATACACGGCCCTGACCGCCGCCGGCTACCGGGCGCAGGTCCGGGACAAGGCCACCCTCTTCTTCACCTTCGCCTTCCCGCTGCTCTTCCTGGTCGTCTTCGGCCTGATCTTCAGCGGGCAGGACGTGGAGGAGACCGGCCGCCCCTACATCTCGTACATCGCGCCCGGGGTGATGTCCTGGGGCGTCGCCAACGCGGCCGTCTTCGGCATCGCGTTCACGCTGATGCAGTGGCGGCGCGACGACCTGCTGCGGCTGATCCGGCTGACGCCGACCCCGCTGACCACCGTGCTCGCCTCGCGGTACGTGCTCGCGCTGGCCGTGGGCGTGGTGCAGGCGGCGGTGTTCATCGCGGTGGCGATGGTGCCCGGTTTCGGCCTGGTCCTGGACGGCCGCTGGCCGCTGGTGCTGCCCGCCCTGGTGCTCGGGATCACCGCGTTCCTCGCCATCGGCGTGATCGTCGGCACCTACGCGAACACGCCGGAAGCCGTCGCCGCCATCGCCAACTGCCTGATGGTGCCCATGGCGTTCCTGTCCGGATCGTTCCTGCCCCTGGACATGATGCCGTCCTGGCTCCAGTCGGTCTCCCGCGTCCTGCCGCTGCGCTACCTGAACGACGCCGCGACAGGCGCCCTCACCGGCACCGGATCTCTCGCCGCCATCTGGACCGGCTGCGCGGCGCTGCTCGGCTTCGCCCTCCTCTTCGGCGCGATCGGGCTGAAGACCTTCCGCTGGAGCAACCGGACATGA